One Silene latifolia isolate original U9 population chromosome 4, ASM4854445v1, whole genome shotgun sequence DNA segment encodes these proteins:
- the LOC141651471 gene encoding uncharacterized protein LOC141651471 encodes MGTFVRCDDATKEKTRLGFARVMIDVPFGKPIPEKIKFLDVDGSVICLKVEFEWKPLLCTQCNGIGHDTSQCRKGKTDAPQKKVVQPVGKQQWRPKQKKPVAAPPVVTPPAAEPTAPVSTPVEIPNNFEVNWTRDGKYHVADTPARRIIRYSRQEMVETGLQAIQFGKHNFMESINNVTPKVGVGTNGSALSPMGDNIGLFGLLETKVKPLSLNSATDMGTNTQFHLTMVYAFNGLHERKVLWSKLSQFKDYIQGAWAICGDFNTVLSPNERLGGASSEEEITDFKNCIDDCEVMDCPATGSLFTWCNKHEPATRVYSRLDRVLVNQKWLQDHPQAYAFFYCEGIFDHCPCVVQSKLVGGKKKRSFKYFNMWSKSVDFQQCVKTVWDQNWPGTKMYKLVCKLKHLKGPLKNLNKNDFEGVENNYVRAQMYLEKVQLSLRTDPLNPDLIVQEREAASSVRFLNEACDEFLLQKSKAIWVEKGDCNTKYFHSIIKARQSAFLDFYTSLLGSSAETISVAKNVVQLGKLCTVDHHATLLAPVTKAEIKQVLFSIPPHKAAGPDGYSSAFFRDSWDTVGETVCEAITDFFQHGHLLKQLNHTLVTLIPKCDIPQNVSQFRPISCCNVIYKTISKLICNRLATILPSIISDNQGGFIKGRSIVENILICQDIVRCYNRKSVSPRFMLKVDLKKAYDSVNWEFMKQMLTFLNFPQKFIDLVMECITTASYSLVLNGEVFGHFKGAKGLRQGDPLSPLLFTIAMEYLSRVLNYTTSTMPFKFHPMCSKLQLSHLMFVDDLLLFCKGDVNSIMILLRSFATFSCASGLQMNSNKTNA; translated from the exons ATGGGTACTTTTGTTCGTTGTGATGATGCTACGAAGGAGAAAACTAGGCTAGGGTTTGCCCGGGTGATGATTGATGTACCTTTTGGTAAACCTATCCCAGAAAAGATTAAGTTCTTGGATGTTGATGGAAGTGTCATCTGCCTCAAGGTTGAATTTGAATGGAAACCTTTGTTGTGTACTCAGTGTAATGGTATTGGGCATGACACCTCTCAATGCAGAAAAGGGAAGACAGATGCTCCTCAAAAGAAGGTGGTTCAACCAGTGGGGAAACAACAATGGAGGCCAAAGCAGAAGAAACCAGTAGCTGCACCTCCTGTTGTTACTCCTCCTGCAGCTGAGCCTACTGCCCCTGTAAGTACCCCTGTTGAAATACCAAACAATTTTGAAGTGAATTGGACTAGGGATGGGAAGTACCATGTTGCTGATACCCCTGCCCGTAGGATTATCAGATACAGTAGACAAGAAATGGTGGAAACTGGATTACAAGCTATTCAATTTGGGAAACACAATTTCATGGAATCCATTAACAATGTAACCCCTAAAGTAGGTGTGGGTACGAATGGTAGTGCATTATCCCCAATGGGGGATAAT ATAGGGTTATTTGgcctccttgagacaaaggtgaAACCTTTGTCTCTAAATTCT GCTACTGATATGGGAACTAATACTCAATTCCATCTTACTATGGTGTATGCTTTTAATGGGTTACATGAGAGAAAAGTGTTGTGGAGTAAACTCAGTCAGTTTAAGGATTATATTCAGGGAGCCTGGGCTATATGTGGTGATTTTAATACTGTGCTTAGTCCTAATGAAAGATTGGGTGGGGCTTCCTCAGAAGAAGAGATTACTGACTTTAAGAATTGTATTGATGATTGTGAAGTGATGGACTGTCCAGCTACAGGCTCACTGTTCACTTGGTGTAATAAGCATGAACCTGCTACCAGGGTGTATAGTAGACTGGACAGAGTCCTTGTCAACCAGAAGTGGCTACAAGACCATCCTCAGGCTTATGCCTTTTTCTATTGTGAAGGAATTTTTGATCATTGCCCGTGTGTTGTTCAATCTAAGCTTGTTGGGGGGAAGAAAAAGAGAAGtttcaaatattttaatatgtggagtaAGTCTGTGGATTTTCAGCAGTGTGTGAAGACTGTTTGGGATCAAAATTGGCCTGGAACTAAAATGTATAAGCTGGTTTGTAAGCTTAAGCATTTGAAAGGGCCTCTTAAAAATCTCAATAAGAATGATTTTGAGGGTGTTGAGAATAACTATGTTAGAGCCCAGATGTACTTGGAGAAGGTTCAACTAAGTCTTAGGACTGATCCACTTAATCCAGATCTCATTGTGCAGGAAAGGGAGGCTGCTAGTAGTGTTAGGTTTTTAAATGAGGCCTGCGATGAATTTCTTCTACAGAAGTCTAAGGCTATTTGGGTGGAAAAAGGTGACTGCAATACCAAATACTTCCACAGCATTATTAAAGCCAGGCAG AGTGCATTTCTTGATTTTTACACAAGTCTGTTGGGTTCATCTGCTGAGACTATCAGTGTTGCAAAAAATGTGGTCCAACTGGGAAAGCTTTGCACTGTTGATCATCATGCTACTTTGCTTGCTCCTGTTACCAAGGCTGAGATCAAGCAGGTATTATTTTCTATTCCTCCCCATAAGGCAGCTGGGCCTGATGGGTATTCAAGTGCATTTTTTAGGGATTCTTGGGATACTGTGGGTGAGACTGTGTGTGAAGCCATCACTGATTTCTTTCAACATGGTCACCTTTTGAAACAACTGAACCATACTTTAGTTACCTTGATCCCTAAGTGTGATATTCCTCAAAATGTTTCCCAATTTCGACCAATATCTTGTTGTAATGTTATTTACAAAACCATCTCCAAGCTTATTTGTAATAGACTTGCCACTATCCTTCCTAGCATTATCAGTGACAACCAAGGGGGTTTTATTAAAGGGAGAAGCATAGTGGAAAACATACTAATTTGTCAGGATATTGTCAGATGTTACAATAGGAAGTCTGTCTCCCCTAGATTCATGCTCAAGGTTGACCTTAAAAAAGCCTATGACTCTGTTAATTGGGAGTTTATGAAACAAATGCTGACCTTCCtgaattttcctcaaaaatttatTGATCTGGTTATGGAATGCATCACTACTGCTTCTTATTCTCTTGTGTTGAATGGAGAGGTGTTTGGTCACTTTAAAGGAGCTAAAGGCTTAAGACAGGGAGACCCATTATCTCCCCTCCTCTTTACCATAGCCATGGAGTATTTGAGTAGAGTTTTGAATTATACCACTTCTACAATGCCATTCAAATTCCATCCTATGTGTAGTAAGTTGCAGCTGTCTCACTTAATGTTTGTTGATGACCTTTTGCTGTTTTGCAAAGGAGATGTGAACTCAATTATGATCCTCTTAAGGTCTTTTGCTACATTTTCTTGTGCTTCTGGGCTGCAAATGAACTCCAATAAGACCAATGCTTAA
- the LOC141651472 gene encoding uncharacterized protein LOC141651472 produces the protein MKKADCNILVEKLVSKIRCFGSKKLSYSGRLVLVNSVLTALYSYWINIFVIPVSVLNKLNAICRNYLWDGGADFVRVPMVGWEKVCCPKSEGGLGIRDSFAWNIAAIGKLVWWVYFNPDRLWVKWVNQVYLKGQDWKDYKPSGDLSWGWKSVCKVKDKLDAGYQNGQWLLDVRGYTLRSGYDLIRHKFQNVPWHKQIWNSWSLPKHQFIGWLIAREALMLKDKLFSLGIVPDDDCLLCGKGGENHTHLFQTCEYSRRLLDEVFKILRIALPISNPLQRIADGQFSQVQKGVILSAVSATFYHIWLQRNKARVDGVLQRPEFVRDLILKEMKTRIVVLLSQKTATSDNVWLRSRSLIV, from the coding sequence ATGAAGAAAGCTGACTGCAATATTCTGGTGGAGAAGTTGGTCAGTAAGATTAGATGTTTTGGATCCAAGAAGCTGAGTTACTCAGGAAGATTAGTCCTGGTGAACTCTGTCCTGACTGCCCTGTATAGCTACTGGATAAACATCTTTGTTATCCCTGTAAGTGTTCTGAATAAGCTAAATGCCATCTGCAGAAACTATCTTTGGGATGGAGGTGCAGATTTTGTTAGAGTACCTATGGTAGGGTGGGAGAAAGTGTGTTGCCCAAAATCTGAAGGAGGTTTAGGCATAAGGGATAGCTTTGCCTGGAACATAGCTGCTATAGGCAAGCTGGTCTGGTGGGTTTATTTTAATCCTGATAGATTGTGGGTGAAATGGGTAAACCAGGTCTACTTAAAGGGCCAAGACTGGAAAGACTACAAACCTAGTGGTGATCTTAGCTGGGGGTGGAAGTCTGTTTGTAAGGTCAAAGATAAATTAGATGCTGGTTACCAGAATGGGCAATGGTTACTGGATGTTAGAGGTTACACTTTGAGGAGTGGTTATGATCTTATCAGGCATAAATTTCAGAATGTGCCTTGGCATAAACAGATATGGAATTCTTGGAGTCTCCCTAAGCATCAATTTATTGGCTGGCTCATTGCTAGGGAAGCTCTTATGCTCAAGGATAAGTTGTTCTCCCTTGGTATTGTCCCTGATGATGACTGTCTGCTGTGTGGCAAAGGAGGGGAAAATCATACTCACCTATTTCAAACTTGTGAGTATTCTAGAAGGTTGCTTGATGAAGTCTTTAAAATTCTGAGAATTGCTTTGCCAATTTCTAATCCTCTCCAAAGGATTGCTGATGGCCAGTTTTCTCAGGTGCAGAAGGGTGTGATTTTAAGTGCAGTATCTGCTACTTTTTATCACATATGGTTACAAAGGAACAAAGCTCGTGTGGATGGAGTTTTACAAAGACCTGAATTCGTGCGAGATTTGATCCTGAAGGAAATGAAAACTAGGATTGTTGTACTACTTAGCCAAAAAACTGCTACCAGTGATAATGTATGGTTAAGAAGTAGAAGTTTGATTGTATAA